One region of Paenibacillus polymyxa M1 genomic DNA includes:
- a CDS encoding helix-turn-helix domain-containing protein, with protein MPVCRLLFTSDSVTDIARACGYSDVYQFSKTFKKRNGLSPIEYRRMQGN; from the coding sequence TTGCCGGTTTGCCGGCTCCTGTTCACAAGTGATTCCGTCACAGATATCGCGAGAGCCTGTGGCTATTCTGACGTATACCAGTTCAGTAAAACGTTCAAAAAGCGCAATGGTCTCTCTCCGATCGAGTACCGAAGAATGCAAGGAAATTGA